The DNA segment ACAGCACATCCTGTTCCCCTGTTGCACGAAATTTAAAAGgtgattttgtttttttttaatttatccCTTCCGCTGTATGATCATCCAACATGAACTTAAAATGTATTAATCCCATTTTTCCTACTGTACATGTACCTGCATGATGGCTACATCATTTCCAACTTTGTTCCCCCACTTCAGAGTTAAGTACAAAGGAGATTGTCCAATCTACCTGGTTGAACAGggcaaatgggaaaaagccCTTCGCTCCTTGCACACacggagaaaaggaaaggggaaataaaatttattcttACGAGACGTGCATGTGAATCTGCTGATAGGGGCGACttggatttttttccaccgTCATTACAGCGCACTGAAATGTCGTGGAACAGTCAACGGATACACCAACAACTGCACCTTTGGGAACTTCAAATGGTTGAAAAATTGGTTAAAGAGAACATGCAAGTGAAGATGaacctccaaaaaaaaaaaaaaaaaaaaaaaaggcaatgcATTTAAAGTGACACGATAAAATGACAAATTGGAGAaggtaaaaagggaaggagcaGTACTTTCTCTGAAGGCTAATTTAGGGATTGCACGAACGTGGTGGAGGTTCCAATATGGATGCATAAAGAAGTGCTTCTCTACGGGGTGTAGTCGCTTCGATTTATCACTTTTCCACGTTTTAACTTCGCCATTTCATCGCTTCACCAATTCATCCTCAcggtaaaaacaaaaagagtAACAACACGACCGAGAGCCCAGTCAACACAGATGAGGATCTGGCATTTTTCTTGCCGTCCCGCGGTGATGAATTGTTTATATTCTCACCGTTTTCCATCTCATTTTCATCTATGCTGTACTTCCACCTGTTTCTATATTCGgcatcctcttcctcctggaCGGGATGGAGCTTATccgtttttataaaattcaACGAGATGGTTCCTACGTAGGAGGTGTCAAGCACATTGTCTGTAATCGTGCATGTGCATTCCACCCTTAGGGATTCGTTTACATGAGGGGGAGATACCAGGTAAGACAAAAATTTGGCCATCATAGGATCATGGACGTAAGTGGTTAGTCTAGGTATAACTTTAGCTTCATTAAGTAACCCGGAAATTTGCAGAATTTCATTATTCTCATTTGAAACATCGTGAAAGCAGAGGGGAGGATTAACAAAGACGCTGCTATACCTGTTGTGAATTCTGCACCTAAAAGAGACCACATCATTCGCGTGGACATCTACACTGCAAACTTTTTTATACTTTACattgatgtttttttctatggAATTCTCTTTTTGCTGTCCTTCCTCTtcagaataataaaaattacaacccttaatattttttttctcgtttttgGCTATTTGGATGTTTAACTTATAAGCCTTCTGCTTGGACTTGTCAATGCAATTACAAGAGAGGAACAATGCAGTGGTCATGGTATGTGGCACGTACAAATAATGCGTACTATCACTATCATTTGTGTGCATAATTAAATTTTGTACATAgtcttcaaatttttttattacattccTGTTGGAGGTATCATTTGATTTCATTTTACTAAAACAAGTGTTGTCGTTATTTACTTCATGCCCATTCATGCGTACAACTCCTCCGTTCCTAGTTTGTTCTGCGTCTATCGGACAGTACACTTGTATTTCCTTTCCAAATTCAGCTCTTACGTTACATTCTTTGTCTTGGTTAAATTCGGACAAACATAAAGTAACATCCTCGTCATGAGCACATAAAAcgtttcttttcatttcgaaTAGGAAAACCAAAATGGCAAAGAGGGATTTTACCCGTATtgagctagccatttttttgttcctttacAGCTAATCGGaggggtgtaaaaaaaaaaaaaaaaaaaaaaaaaaaaaaaaaaaaactgaactAGCTAAATTAGCTTCCATCATTGCACATCTCTACTTTCACCAGCACGTTTCCTTGTCCTTCATGGAGACTTGTATCAACCGGCATATGCCTGTTCGAAGGGAAACACATGATCGTAGATTCGTATGTACGTTGAGTACGAgtgcatttttcctttttgtatatGTGCGTACAACGCAGAAGACGTCACGGGAGGGGGAGGAGCGACTTGAAcagaaatgagaaaaaaaaaaaaaaatgaaaaaatataaatatgcatgaGAAAATACGAGAAACCACAACAACACATCAAAAGACGCGCAAATGAAACTTCCTTTTAAACTTCATACAATATGCCAAGAAGACGAAAAACAACCTCTGAACATTTCTTCATGtctttggaaaaattgctaattttttttttttctctcgcTTGGGAGCCTTGGAAGAGAGAACTTTGAAGGAACATACTCCAAACATAgttgtgcatatgtataaacGTACATGCAGACATTGATAATTACACTCCGagcatattttcatttttttttttttattcaaattgAGAGGGAAGGGGAGAGAAGAATGCCGAATGAACCATCACAATAGACCCTTCCTATGTTGCCAAACACTTCATCAAGGGGTTCCCCAAGTGGGCCTCAGGGAAGCCCTTTTCTGCATGCATGCATGCATGCATGTGCCAGATGGGATTTTTAACACACTGTGCTTCGTACTTCTAAGCAATATGCTAATTTGGAGCGACCATAACTGTAAATTTCCTCTGTGAAAGACCTAAACGGGTGAACCCCCTACACAGTTaagagaaaaggaactcATTCTAAGGAGAACCCAAGGGGAACAACCCCCTTAAGGGGACCCCCAAAAATATGGCAAACTGCACAGCATGAATTCTTACAAATGAAATTTGTctaacggaaaaaaaaaaaaattatttcatgGGTATGTAGTAGTAAATTTTCAAAACATATTTTccaataaaaatttacactCTTTTTCATTACCCGTTTGGTCGCTCCAACGGACGAGGAGCAAATTTATCTACATCCATTTGCGTTGTCTGTACTTCTCACCACAGAAAAAAGCGGAGTTAAAGGGAACACGCGTCTGCGCGTACACACTACATAAGTATGTACATTTCACTTATGTATTCCCGTACAATTCTCAAAAATGCGTCACGCAAAAATTGTTCCAACAGGTGCGGACTCAATTCTACTTTTTCATCGTTATAATCGCATTATCGCGATTGTGAAACGAACTTTAGGAAGGTGCGCGACATGCACTTGCATACTTGGCCATTAAAGTGGAATACACACCTGAGCATATAATGTATAAACATttacatgaatttttttttttttttttttttttgtaggaCGCGATGCATTCTCTTCTGCAAATTTGCTTGCTCCGTTCCTGTGAAATGAAGCATTATATTTGGGACAACCTCCGAACATGTGCCACAGAATGGttaatattaaaataaaaaaaaaaaaaaaaaaaaaaaaccgaAATAGAGAGATCCGTATGTACTTCATCTTACATCCAGTGCCCAATTGTGGAAGgctcattttgtaaaaacgaTCCGAAAGCACACATGGGCGTAGGCATATTTTCACGTGGGCGTTCTACTTCCCCATGCGCGTGTCACAAAATTGGGAGGTGACTTGGGGGGTCGAGGCTTATAGCAACGTATGACAACACATGACAACACAtgacaacacaaccacaacacatgACAACACAATTGACAACACATGAAAACGCATGACAATGCATGCCATTTCCCCTGATCGGTCATacccattttgaagaaacaAATCGGAGGTCATAAATCAAATTAAATGAGCATTCCAGGATGTCGCATTATTTGCCAATCTTCTTTAACTGCAATTCTTTCAAAGGAAAATGTGCAAGGGAAGAACAGTAAATTAATGCATAGCACATCCTCCGCATGGCAAGCCTAGATAAAATGAAAGTGACACATCCATGTAATTTTTCACCTCTACAATTGCGGGTCACATCACAACTATGttaacagtttttttttttttttttctctctcctgGGTGCTTTGCACACAACATCGAAAATTTTGCACATTAATAAAAACGCCTCCTTTCGAGTGCACAAAAGGAGGCACATAGCTTTGTGCCATTCTACAAGTATCGAGTAGTCCAAAGGGGAAGTGTTCCAACATAGGAGGCATACGCGTACGGGGGGTTTCCGCTCTGCTTTCAATTAGGCGCATTCTTAAGCGCCCACATTTTGACGCTCTTGTTGCGTATTCCTTTTGACATCATCCATATGGCTTCTCCGCGCGCCACCGCTTTGTTTTAGCTCCGTGATGTGGTACAAGGGAGGGTGGAAATCGAAAACCACAAGGTGGGGGGAATCAACGCGCGGTGTGTACACACGAGgttaatatatatgtttgtttgtatttttttttttttttttcgcctgaACGTGCAGGCATTCGTCCGCTCAGGAAAATCGATCTGTATCCCTCCCAGCACTTGTGCTGCTTGCTGTTGTATCACGCGGCGTTGTTTTACGATATGAAttgatttgttttatttttatacgcTTCTCTGCGTTCGCTCATCTTCGCGTCGTTCTCTTTTCGTTTCTTTTCTACCTCCTTTGCTTCTCTTTTGGCGTCCTCTACACAACAGAGCCACGCAAGAAGCGCATCTTCTTCTGCCATTTATTCCACTACGCCTACACACCCACACGCCTCGTATGATCGTCTCAgcaaatagaaaaatgtggaatttgaaagaatgaaaaaaaacaaaacagaacaaagaaaaacattaaaagaaaaaaataaataaaaaaaaaaaaaataataataaaagaattcttttctcatttaaaattatttcacgcacattttcacataattttttccttacaacctttttttttttttttgcatttgccCTGTTCATATGCCCCTTTGACGTAtcctcttttcattttctgttaGTTAACCTTCcataggaaaaagaaccagGCAATTGTTCTTTAAATCGCCCTTTGTTCGTATTGCAAATCACTCCTACATGTACTGCTAAAATGAAAACCACCCGATGGAGTGGCTACATGCTGTTGTTTAACCGATGAGCAAGTGAACAGAGAACGAGTGTGTGTGcatagaaaattatttttgccttctttGGGAATGgatagtttttccttctcgcTCTGAGGAAGAATAATTCCTCCTCCATAACacgcttttttattttctatcGCGCTCGCGACACAATTTTACTcttgtgtatgtatgcatgtatgtctCGTGCACATGAATACTTGTGTATCTTCACCTATGCACATTTAGATGTATTTCTTCCTGCACACTCACCTACACGtacgcatttttctttttttttttttctaactttCCTGGCTACTTATTCCGGACAACACTTGCCTTTGAGAGGAAATTTCCGAGACCCAATTCTCCTCATTGcttctacatatatatatatatatatatatatatatatatatatatatattttttttttctaatgtgCCCTTTCCATTGGGTATGCCTATCCAATTTGCATCCTTCACGAAAATGCAGGCACGCGTTTTAATGGCCTCGTCAATATTCACCACACAGAGCGTTGGGCATATGCGCCAAACAAATGTGGATGCAcgttatatatgcatgtaacGCTTATATGTACccgtttggaaaaaaaaaggttatgatgatatattttcttttaattttcatgCCAAGGTGACCTTGTACACACAGATAGAATGACCCCAAACTGAGTGGTACATTTGAATTGGCTTCATGTAAAGCAGAAGATTTGTTACTATCTGcgaacatttctttttttttttttttttttttttgggagaAGCGAAAATATAGAGGGTGAGACATAACAAACGGTGACAACGATAAACAGTTGCACACATGCACGCCCGAAATAAGGTGACTCCAGCACTAGCATGGATCGAaggattttttcatttctcacttagagggaaaaagaaaaaaattatcacatGCGAGGTCTGGTACATCTAGTTCCTCGCAAATATTTATGCATGcgtatatatttacacatgtatgcatacCTTCGTCTGTCGCCCGAATCCGTAGGTGTATCATGTCTATGCCTGTGTCTATGCCTATGTCTATGCCTGTGTCCGTTATACCACCTGCACGAACGTCTATCAATCTGTCTACCCGCTCTGCGCCATTTGCAAACGAATACACCTCAACGCAAAAACCAATCGAGGGGAAGGTCTATAAGTGGCCACCTCACCCGTGTTGCTTCCGACTTCGCTTGCCAAACCGTATTGTCGGCACTTTGCGAATGATATCCCAATTTAGTTTGGCACCTTCGTTCATTCCTACGTCATTgctataattattttttatttccactttATCATAAccattgttattattatttattttttttttttatctttcaaCCTTCCGCGCTACGTTTTAAATGAATTAATAGTACAACCTATCGAAGATCTTTGCAAAGTGTGTCTACCCCGTCCAGTGTCTACACGCACGTGCATGTGGTAAGTATTTTCCACATGAACGAGTTTGTTCTTTCAATCTGCAAAGAAGCAACCGTTCTTAGCTCATTCAGTTGTATAccaacacacacacgcacacacgCTTGTCTTCACCCTTTATCCTTAGCAATATCTCTCCCCTCTAGCCGCAAGGGGCTAAGGACACTTCATGAGTATCTACATATGTTCATTTGCATATGCGCACATTGGGTACACATAAACATATGCTCAAGTGGATCCCTTGTTGGTAAACTGCACCTGTATATGTAGACTTATGCGTACAAATATATGccttcttatttattttttttttttaaggtcaTCTCCCTTTATAAGTGCGTCCACTCCGATTTGCACCacatgaatatattttaatttattaccCAACTGGAGTATCcagataaatattttttcccctcttgaAGGAATTCACTCTACTTTCCGTCCCAAACTTCCGTTTGTTTAATAGTTTGTTTGTCTCTTACTTTAATGCACCACCTTCTAGACGCCCCTCTCCTATGCGCACCTAACCGGGCTAACCGATAACGACGTGCTCATTATGTACAAGAAATAATAAGAGGGAGCCTTTTTCCTGTAGTCgtgttttttcctacatGGAGTAGCCCGTGTAGCGACGCACTTGCACACACATAGGTGTCGCGATTCATGAAGTCATGATATACCACCACATACGTTCCACATATGTAACATGCATATGGTGTAAACTCTATAGCCCGTACACTGCTTCTCCATCAACGCAgcgcattaaaaaaaaaaaaaaaaaaaaaaaaaaaaaaaaaaaacgagggaCTGAACAAATGCGTTACATCCCACAACCACCACCCCCgtctacatttttattgCCCCAGATATTTACCGCTTATGAATGTGTAACTACCCCATCTCTATGTATAATTGAAACCCGTAACTCATCGCACGTTTCGTACTCTATTCACATACCACTCTAAAATTGCTCTATCATCCCCCCATAGGAGCAACATATTGTCCCATCGATTGTTACCCTTTTTATGGCTGTTAATTTCTTCGTACTATTTTAGACTATGCATATATTATAAAGGAGGCACGTTTTCTTTCTGCATGTCTTCCTCCCCCAAGTGGGACTGCTTTGAGCAGTTAAGGAATACCTAACCCCTGTGAATGCAATAACCTCCGCGTCTTCCAACATTGAAATTTCCTGTCCGTATTTCCTAGTTGGCattgtcttttccttttaccctCGCATATTTGTATTGTCACATACAAGCCTGTGCATAATTCCATTTGTAGATACCACTTCGTGTTGCCCTCTCCTACACATTCATCATGTCAATGTAGTCACAGGGCGTAGCGTCGCTATGTACGTCCATGTTACTCCACCAttacaatatatatttctttacaACAAATATTCTCCCTTGTTattgcatacatatgtgtgtacgcCAACTACTGAACCCATAAGTGCAGTGCATGGACCGAATGAATGTACCTGTGGGGATTTAGAATCGCCCCTTTTGCTCATAAATTGTGGAGGAGGCAAAAACACTCCAAAAGAGGTTTGATCCTTCTCCTTGAGACACCTCCTCAAACGTTACATAtttgggaaaataaaaaaaaaaaaaattacaaaaaggaacaccATTCGTGTGTACATTGAGCCACCACCACGCCACACAACACTGAGTCATTtgttattaataaaaaaatatatagtgGACGTGATGTTCTAAAATATTCCTTTGTTAatcttattttccttttttttttttttaaaacacctCCACGTGATTTCCTCGATCCACTGAGTGGTtacccatttttaatttctcagCCCATAGGTACCAAGTGGGGGTATATTTCCCttcgtttcctttttaaagggATCCAGGAAGGGAGAGGccagagagagaaaaaaaaaataataaaatttgtgCACATAACTAAGCATGCTCGTGtcaagaaaaagggaatccTACAGATTCAGACACGTTTGTGTCCATGTGTTGATGTAAAAGTTTGTCTGCTCATATATTCACATGTATAGTTACCCCTCCGTGATAATTGATCCTCTGTACCAACAAATTAGACCAATCGTCCTTCTAtttattgttttttccccctttaatgATAACAACTCACTGTGGTTTGAGAAATCACCTTTTGGATCCCCACCCCCTTGTCTTTGTCTAGCTCTActtcatatttatttgtgTACATTACTTTGTTTTCCATAATTTCCTCTTTGTGAGTGCGTCTACGGGTGGGCGACACCTAAGATTGGATAAGTTCATTGTAATTGCTACGTAAATGTAACCCCATCTGCGCATTCgcaaggattttttttttttcctcctttttccttttcttacaTTACCGTATTGACTTTTtccatgtacatgtacacctATCAGAGAATATCACCCCATATATGTACGAAAAcgcatatttcttttttttttttcatttgtgcaTGGGcctacacatacacatacttTCTTCATCTATTTGTTGTATCAATACGACGGCTTGTTAGACACACAGTTGCTATCAAATTATATACTACCCCATGCATCCAtcgtgtaattttttttttttatttttttcgagcCATCCCGTATGCTTATACCTGAAAGAATATATCTACAAAAAAGAACGTCAGGTAAAACTTTGTTAAAAGAATCCACCTTGCCCCGTTTGATttaatgttcatttttttttttttttttttattttttaaacgcTGCTTGTTTGGGAAAGTGGGACTCTACAGTCGGTGGATTCGTCCATATGCTTCACCACCATTCTTTCATTtgtgaaaaatttatataaatatgtttgCATGAGTTCCTTTGAATCAAAAATGACCTCTTGGAATAAGCCAACCCGGGAGTGACATTCACAAGACAGAGAGCATTTCAAGGAGTAGCAACGCTACCCACCTATTCCACCATACTATATTTGCATAAGCAGAAacctaaaaaaaattacatgttCGCATATTCCCGCTAGAGCAAATCCGTGTTGGAGCACCTCACCAGTACGAGGCATGTACTGATAGTGCCCTCCAGACGGGTATAGATAGTCACGATTAATTTCGTCCTAATATTTCTGTGACCATACAAGATGGAAAAGAGCGTGCAAGATTTTTTAAACACAAAGGGGAATGTTACGCAAAATGGGGTTTCCAACATGGGGCTAAGCATATCCCCCAATGTTGCGTCAAACATCACGCAGGAACAATTTAACATGATCATGCGTAGTATCAaaaggaaagacaaaaacGAGCAGGTGCAAAATCCACCACAGATGGAGGCTCAacagaatttaaaaaactaCTACCCTCTAAACAACGAAAATGACATGTACAAGCAAATCGGAATGAATTACATAGagaataaaattgtaaagaGTGGAGATGCCCCAGAAAAGACACATTTCCCCCTATATCTACAGACAGAACCAAAGAAAAACCAACTACAtgtaatgaaaaataatgtgATGCATCATCTACCGGAATTATTTCCACTATCTCCCCTCCAAGTGGATATAAGGACGAAACAGTTGAGTAAAGAAAGTGACTACTCCTACTGCACTGTCGGAGATGATGTGCGGGTAAACTCCTCATCCGATGAGAGAAACCATTTAATGATacaaggaaagaacaaagttGAGTTCACCTTGCCACATAGAGACATCCAAGGGATGGAGAACGCTCAAATGGGGCATGTACAAAGTTGCTTCGACCAAAATAGCATTTATTACAGCGCAACTGAACTTGAAGATTTACACAAAGCACTTAAACTGAACCATTGTAATAGTcaaatggacaaaaatgcaaaggagGAGGTGCGTTACGGGGGGATAAATGG comes from the Plasmodium knowlesi strain H genome assembly, chromosome: 3 genome and includes:
- a CDS encoding 6-cysteine protein, putative; protein product: MASSIRVKSLFAILVFLFEMKRNVLCAHDEDVTLCLSEFNQDKECNVRAEFGKEIQVYCPIDAEQTRNGGVVRMNGHEVNNDNTCFSKMKSNDTSNRNVIKKFEDYVQNLIMHTNDSDSTHYLYVPHTMTTALFLSCNCIDKSKQKAYKLNIQIAKNEKKNIKGCNFYYSEEEGQQKENSIEKNINVKYKKVCSVDVHANDVVSFRCRIHNRYSSVFVNPPLCFHDVSNENNEILQISGLLNEAKVIPRLTTYVHDPMMAKFLSYLVSPPHVNESLRVECTCTITDNVLDTSYVGTISLNFIKTDKLHPVQEEEDAEYRNRWKYSIDENEMENGENINNSSPRDGKKNARSSSVLTGLSVVLLLFLFLP